The DNA region gtccgtaaggtggacgaagcctatcaatccgtcggtggatgagtccccggagaaccggctaatatatactccttgtgggtggagaaacctcgccacaataactcttgcaacagcaagatagaagtacacaaaaaacaaagaagcacaagacaatatgaatgtaaaacaaacacgcttgccttctcgtcgactggttgaagcagcaacttcacgagacgcctacaacagcaggaacccagtcgacgaagctcacacgaagcttcggaactcaacaaagctcaagagcacaacagcagctcagtaggaagaagagcaagaagaagcaacaagaagtagaggctcgatctccttttataacctgcagaagacagcgaagaagactagccgttgtgtcgcaacggctaggacctggaccgatcaggctccaccctgatcggtccagagcctctctgatcggtcatggggaccgatcagcacacttcgcagagagttgcccaactctctgatcgtctcctgatcggtctgtggaccgatcagggtgcatgtggatcggtccacaggccgatcccctccttttctctttgccttctttttgctttctgatcggtctacagaccgatcagaagaacctcagtaagccactgatcgttatctgatcggtcaccagaccgatcagatacccagcgtatcgctggattgatccactgatcgatccagtgcttggtttttgcccaaaccaagttccaagtcttccaaaccaatatccggtcaaccttgacctattggtatctttgcatctggtcactcccttgacctgctaagactccccaccaagtgtacggtcaatccctttgacccacttggacttttctcttcgtgtcaagtatctggtcactcccttgacctacttgaccttctcaacaccagatgtccgatcacccttgatccatctggattttcccttgcccggcttcactcaccaggactttcacctagcttcactcactagggttttcacctggcttcactcaccaggatttccaatctgcctggcttcactcaccaggactttccaactgcctggcttcactcaccaggactttcccactgcctggcttcactcaccaggactttcccactgcctggcttcactcaccaggacttccactttcacctagcttcacccactaggattttcacctggcttcactcaccatgatttccctactgcctggcttcactcaccatgatttccctactgcctggcttcactcaccaggactttccgaactgcctggtttcacttaccaggactttccgaactgcctggtttcacttaccaggactttccgaactgcctggtttcacttaccaggactttccgaactgcctaacatcccaattaggacttcccagtcaagtatctggtcaaccttgacctacttgactcttcttcattcaacctaatcagaccctgatcagtatctctccgcatggacaattgcacctgcattgtccatgtctacatgtctttctgtattgtcaaacatcgaaaccatgaccaaggtttactcttggtcaactaggtcaaccttgacctattggaaattgcaccaacatctgttactatcaaaactctataaatagagagcttatttcatcatttttcacacacatcttctctactcttaatctcattttcgtattctctaatctctacacgctttcgttttcaatttttaattacaatggaaggagaccgcggaggtgcatcatctcgagctcggaagggaaagcaaataatgaatccacgggaggaggaccccaacattcaatccaccgatgatgagattgaGGATCtttcgaatccgacacccgacacacaaggaagtaccgatgcaattacttctaaggttcgggaacttcctcctctaaagtcttctatttttactaaacattttgagaaggtcactcttccgtcgggagaaatgcgtgcaaaatgtaagcactgcaatgcttcctacaaattcccagccagcggcggctatgggtcgttgaaacgacatatagaaacgaagcacccgacggaatatggattcgaccgttctcaaacacaattatcaagattttcttcaactagcgataGTACCGattccaatttatttttatattcggataataaattaagagaatcattagctaaatttttttccgtagaacatctttcttttagttttggatctaaatgcacatttgaagatttttttaaagaatctcttaatccatgtgctaaacgtgttcctaggactacacttactcgtacaattaaaaaattagtaaaacaaggaaaaaagaatttaattgatgaatttagtaaattagataataaagtttctttatgttccgatatttggagtgatcattggcaaacacattcgtatatgggtgtgacttgccattggatcgataactcttggaacctccaaaaaagattattagcttatagagtttttgatgaatcacataatgctcataatatcgcacaattattatgtttaattttagaagaatatggtttaactcataaaatattttcaatattattagaTAATGCtcgttctaataccgcttgtataaatgatctaaaatttgtttgtcaacctattattggaggtttattttttcatattcgttgtgtatgccatgttttaaatttatgtgttcaagatggtttaaaaattttagaaagttatattaaaccaattagaattgtaatttcttatttatggtctcatccatctataatgaaacaatggggtaggttttgtaaaattaatggaatgagacctaaaaaatttccacgtgatgtaccaacacgttggaattcaacataccaattattacaagattcatttcaatataaagaattgttatgttcattttttgcacaaaatactaatactaatacatatttattttcacaacaatggaatatttgtagtagtatttgtgaaattttaaaagtatttaatgatgcaaccgaacaactttccggtgtttattatcccactgctcaattagttttagaaaatttttctaatatagtattagttttaaatgaacatattaataatgaatctttatctccttgcatcttagctatgaaaactaaatgggaaaaatatttttatttaattcctgaaatttatttaattgcatttgctttagatcctagatttaaattagaagttttacaagaaatgttaactttatattatgatgctttaattccaattaaagattcttcttcccctgatccaattaatattatatataaaatttatttatatgatatttataatcaatattatgcaaaatatggaacacaaattaatatttctgaaattcaacatactagtagtaatttaaaacttacaaaagcacaactcttattaaaagaacggacaaaacgtccacggggatcctcaagttccacatgggaacttgagaattattttacgacttcttttgattttaatgaagcagatagcgaaaacttcgatatcttaaagtggtggtcacagaaggctcaaagctttcccgttctctccgtgatcgcaaaagaaattttagcttgtccagtgtcaactgttgctgtggagcagacgttcagtgccagcggcaacatattagatgaacgacgatcaactttgtctcccgactcattggaagcccaagcattactggatgattggaccagagcggagaaaagaatccaaggaatgcaactttcagatgacgaagttgaagattttgatactgaaggaacaaatacgacaggaacaggaaatggaagtgaatgaaaatgtaaaaggataaaaatgtaaaagaactacgtgggctttgattcccctaaagggatacgtaggcaacttaaataagtgcaagccctttttttaataaattttaatttctaatttttaatgtttaatgtttaatttttaatttttaattttttttaacatattaatcttgaaccgtgaaccgaaccgtgaaccggcggttctgaaccgtgaactgtaaccgtcttgggcggttaaggttaagggtcgatctgcctggaaccgtcgaaccgacggttccgaaccgtcgaaccggcggttccgaaccgtcgaaccgtcggttccgaaccgtggtcaggtctatccACAACTCATCAAAAAGTATGTGGTTCACtgtcacatactcattataacaacatatctctTTCACACATTCCTTTTAACATTAATTCTCATTATTACCGGTCTCACAGTACACTCagtcatcttaaaattatattatattaaataaagatattttaaatatattttaaaatatttaaattattattattatttttaataataatcttatattttaaaaaaaatagtatttttaaaaaataatattaccatttaaaaaaaaaaagatgacgtTGAGAGGATGAACACTTTTATCCCTCCCCATGCTCTCTCTTAGACATTATAATATCTACTTATAATGAAGATGTTAAATACATATTATAATATCTATTTAATATTCGATGTCTTTGTCCGTAAGCATGGTCACGTATAGTATTTttgtttagtaaaaaaaaaaaaaattccggcGAATTAAGCACGTTGCTGTCCCAGCAAACTGCAGGCAAAGAACTCTGTTTTGCTGAGTTGGAGATTCCTGAAAAGAATTTTCATTATAAAATGCATTGAGATTTGTTTACCGGTGCAATTGCAGGTAAGAATAAGATATTtacttttttattaaaaaaaacaaaggaagaaaaaggaaaacaaaaacgtCGGGAAATCCCTGTCATGGCCCATGCGGAGTGTTGCGTCAAATTCTGGAGTCTACTTAAGTGTCTCACTGGCCTCCTCATTTCCTCTGTGTCTCTCTCAACTGTGTTTCCCCTTTAGGAACTTCTTGCGTTGAGACAGTGACGATGGAGTACTACGCGGGAGTCACTTCGAGCTTCGCGCACGTCCCGTCCACTCTCCCATCCGCTCCTCCAAAGCCACTCAGATCACAAGCCGCTCTAGTACTCTCTCCCCGCCCCGCTGTCTCCGTCGCCAGCATCGCCGGCCCCTGCTTCCACGACCCCGAGATCGGCATCTTCGACGCCGACCGCTACTTCAACGACGAAACTCACGAGCCACCCGTCAATCGCACCAAATTTATCATCGCACCGGCCGAAAGGTGCGGTGATCTCCACCGGAGAGACGACGGCCACGCTAAGCTCGGCCGCAGCCTTTCGACCCGCTCGACGCCGACCGCCTCGTCCGAAACCAGCTGCAACAGCCGGTCGGGCCTCCTCCCCTACTCTGTCCGCGTCAATTCCTTGCCTTTGAAGGATCCGGCCTCCAGGTCTCCGTCCTCCGCCGGCCGCCGCCTCTTCCGCGGCAACTGCTCTTGCTCGGGAAAGAAGGCGGTTGATGTTGACGAGAAGTGCCCGGAACCCAAAAGCCCGCTTCGCTCTGCTTTGGAGCTGAATTCCTCTGTTATCTCGAAATATCCCATCTTTCGAGCAGGGCAAATGGGTTTGAGTAGCATTCCGGAGAGAGCCGCGATCGACGAGATCATGAACGAATTTGGCGTCGAGGAGCTGGTGAGAAACGTGAAGATGATATCTCCTACAAATTGTCCCCCAAATCCCAGCCTCTTTAGCGCTTCCACTCGATTATCTCCGTCGAGAACATTTCTGCCAGAAGTTGATCGCCTGACCGTGAGCTCGTCCGCCGGCTTCTCCTTCCCCATCTTGAATGACTCTCCCTCCGAAGAGCCTCCGCGGGAATCATTAGAAGTCTACCGGCCCACGATGGAGACGGCGGCGAATGCTCCGTCAGATTTCCAACGCCTCTCTGTCGTTTTCCCGTTCTCCGACGACGAAGCCCGCCGTAGCTTTACCTTTCCGGTTATTCCGAAGCTCTCGGTGGATGACGACGCGGCGAGCGACGCAAGCTCGGACCTTTTCGAGATAGAGAGCTTCTCCAATCAGGCGACGTACCGCCGGCGCGATTCCCTCGAGCAGGTACGGCATGGCGTCGATCTGGAGGCGAATCCGTCCATCGCGCGCAGCGAGTGCTACGCCCCGAGCGAGGTGAGCATCCAATGGAGCGTCACCACCGCGGAAGGCTTTGACCGCGCAAGCCTGGCCAACTTCTCCAGCGCTGCCTCTCGCTGCGGCGACCTCGGCCTCGTCCAGGCAGAGCAACAGCGGTTGTCCGGCAGCGGCAGGAGGAGATGCAGCGGCCTTCTGAGCTGCCGGAGCAAGAAGTCGGTGAGCGTCAGCCCCAAGCCGGTCCGACCGGGCTCGGTTCGACCGACAACAAACCGAGCGATTTGGGGTCGCTAAAGCAATTGCGCCTTGTTAGGAGAAGCTTCACATGTTAATCGCATCATCCGGTGTTATCAATTATTACAATTACTCTATTAATTAGTAAATGGACGTAGAAATTCTCGCTTTGAATATTTTGATTGAatataaatttcctttttaataaaTCAAATATCATCTGCTATTACcttatttaaattcttatgaatgATTTTTCTCtagataaaatgaaaaaaataaatataaattgatttaataaaagaaattgcaaTCAAAGAACTCTTGCTTGCtcgattatttttatttactcgGGTCTAAAATGTAGAGGCACTCACCCAATGATTCAAATAGATCTCAAAGACTAATTCACAAAACCTCGACGAGATCCTTTTTATAGGATTTCTATTTGTGACTGGAATTTGCCAATCAATCGACTATTTATTATCCTCCAATTAATCGTTCTTTTCCTTTTAGTTAACTGCTCTCACGGTTAGAGATGTACAAAttttactaaatttaaattatataaaaattcaaTTCATATTTATCCGTCGAGATTATTGCTTGAACTAATAATTTCACACTgtcaaataaaaaagaataaattcCCTAGGATGGTTGAGTTGCTTGGAAGGTTGAGCTACCTTGTATGTTATATTCGAGCTAACTGAGCTATCGAGTGTTGAGCTCGCCGAGTCCAACCTAGCTGAGTGTTGAGCCGACCTATCGAATTAGGTTGAATGCCCAGAGCTGAGCGGAGTATCGACTCGGCACTCAACATGAGTTATTGAGTTTGAGTCCTCGAGTCGGCTGAGTGTTTTGTTGCGAAGTCTGCCGAATACCGAGTTGGCTGAATTGCCCTACTAGCGAGTCCTAGTGGGTTATTGTTGCTTGAGCGTTGAGTTGGAGACCAAGAACAAGTGGGAAAGAGAAATGTCGAGGCTTTGCATTTgatataatttctttaaaatagatttatcccctccggctgtgcttcgagattACATTGGACGTTTATTTCCTAGATACAATGGcataattgttggtgcaggttgtacTAATAATTTGGTTTTAATGTATGACAGATAGGTTAAAATTAGATGTGATATTTGCCTAAtcttttctaccaagtgtgcaggagttgactggtctgagagacctgacaccaggctgaaatccagctatgtctgcagacctgatagctggtgggaagtctagataggttcgCGGGGCCTGATATCTGGCCGGAAGTCCAGTTGgatccgcgggacctgacaactggtcgaagtccagttgggtcagcggacctgacaacttccggaaagacctagtgggtcagaggcaagtcaagtgactatagttagtaagtgaaggtaagcaactggagaagagatccagtgaggacccGTTCTCCATTGAGGGACctataggcgtcgatccaacttaggtccatttggaaagCCTAAGTTGAGatattgactagatcctggtctcaaggAGATAGGATCAAATTACTATCCTATCTGTTATGTTgtactaactctgttttataaggtagatataatttttattgtccggactaacattttcttgaagAGAGAAGGTTGCTGAAGAAAAggactctgggcgcccggagcaagCAGGCCGCAGGCACCCAAGCGATCCGGACGCCCAGactcggtccaggcgcccggactcaaAAAATCATCCACAAGCTTATGTGGAGCGCATCGATTGGCCAAGCCAcgtggtccaagcacccggaggggttccaggcgtCCAGAATAGACCTATTTAAAGGCCATCGACCCGGAGGTTCAGAACAACAACTACGACAAGTTTCTCTCTTGCTCGGTGCTCCGAAAAAGCTCTTACGATGCTGTGAAGCTCCTCCAACAACCGACATCCAAgacttttctatttttttgttgttgttggtaaCTTTGATTTCCAGTTCTTGTACCTAACTCCTGTAAACTTTTTGTGAActgttagtggattgtccaacgaaagcactcgacgagtctgggccttggagtaggagtcgtcgaaggctccaaaccaagtaaaactcgatTTGTTAGCATTGGTTTATTTCTCTTCCGCTACGTACTTTGATTTAATTCGAATTTtttgacgatcgctattcaccccctcctctagcattcttccaatcctacaagtggtatcagacccggtaccgctctgaattggtgcaactaccaatcaaGTAAAGGGGGTccttttttgaaagaaaaaatatatatcattttttattaaaaattattcttacacctttcgttttttccctccaatttttttttttttaaaatcattatcattttttcaccattagttagaATTGGTGAAATAACTCTCttgataaaatttatcataatattttttattatttttaattatttttttcaaacttgGTGAAAcacctttattttctttttatctcccacactacttacccccaagacaaagtcttggaaattacTTCTCGTCTATATTTTATGTCAGTATACCAATGTTTCATcaagaaggatggagcatccacgaaccaccaccatatgagatg from Zingiber officinale cultivar Zhangliang chromosome 4B, Zo_v1.1, whole genome shotgun sequence includes:
- the LOC121977488 gene encoding protein PHYTOCHROME KINASE SUBSTRATE 4-like, whose product is MEYYAGVTSSFAHVPSTLPSAPPKPLRSQAALVLSPRPAVSVASIAGPCFHDPEIGIFDADRYFNDETHEPPVNRTKFIIAPAERCGDLHRRDDGHAKLGRSLSTRSTPTASSETSCNSRSGLLPYSVRVNSLPLKDPASRSPSSAGRRLFRGNCSCSGKKAVDVDEKCPEPKSPLRSALELNSSVISKYPIFRAGQMGLSSIPERAAIDEIMNEFGVEELVRNVKMISPTNCPPNPSLFSASTRLSPSRTFLPEVDRLTVSSSAGFSFPILNDSPSEEPPRESLEVYRPTMETAANAPSDFQRLSVVFPFSDDEARRSFTFPVIPKLSVDDDAASDASSDLFEIESFSNQATYRRRDSLEQVRHGVDLEANPSIARSECYAPSEVSIQWSVTTAEGFDRASLANFSSAASRCGDLGLVQAEQQRLSGSGRRRCSGLLSCRSKKSVSVSPKPVRPGSVRPTTNRAIWGR